In Eschrichtius robustus isolate mEscRob2 chromosome 11, mEscRob2.pri, whole genome shotgun sequence, the following proteins share a genomic window:
- the CREBZF gene encoding CREB/ATF bZIP transcription factor isoform X2 has product MRHSLTKLLAASGSDSPSRSESPAPVATCSLPPDLTRAAAEDEGTAAAGSPGRKQPPGDEGESDAGRGGRGVVAARAPSPEEMEEEAIASVPGEETEDMDFLSGLELADLLDPRQPDWHLEPGLNSPGPLSSSGGGSDSGGLWRGDDDDEAAAAEMQRFSDLLQRLLNGIGGCSSGSDSGGGEKRRRKSPGGGGGSSGNDNNQAATRSPRKAAAAAARLNRLKKKEYVMGLESRVRGLAAENQELRAENRELGKRVQALQEESRYLRAVLANETGLARLLSRLSGVGLRLTTSLFRDSPAGDHDYALPVGKQQQDLLEEDDSAGGVCLHVDKDKVSVEFCSACARKASSSLKM; this is encoded by the coding sequence ATGCGGCATAGCCTGACCAAACTGCTGGCGGCCTCGGGCAGCGACTCCCCAAGCCGCAGCGAGAGCCCGGCGCCGGTCGCGACCTGCTCGCTGCCCCCGGATTTGACCCGGGCGGCAGCGGAGGACGAGGGGACGGCGGCGGCCGGGTCTCCCGGCCGCAAACAGCCGCCCGGCGACGAGGGCGAGTCGGACGCCGGGAGGGGGGGCCGCGGCGTCGTGGCCGCGCGCGCGCCCTCGCccgaggagatggaggaggaggctATCGCCAGCGTCCCCGGGGAGGAGACGGAAGATATGGACTTTCTGTCGGGCCTGGAACTGGCGGATCTGCTGGACCCCCGGCAACCAGACTGGCATCTGGAGCCCGGGCTCAACTCGCCCGGGCCTCTCTCCTCGTCCGGCGGAGGCTCGGATAGCGGCGGCCTGTGGAGAGGGGACGACGACGACGAGGCCGCGGCTGCCGAGATGCAGCGCTTTTCTGACCTGCTGCAGAGGCTGTTAAACGGCATCGGAGGCTGCAGCAGCGGCAGTGACAGTGGCGGCGGCGAAAAGAGGCGGAGAAAGTCCCCGGGAGgaggcggcggcagcagcggcaACGACAACAACCAGGCGGCGACAAGGAGTCCCCGGAaggcggcggcggctgctgccCGTCTCAACCGCCTGAAGAAGAAGGAGTACGTGATGGGGCTGGAGAGTCGAGTACGGGGTCTGGCAGCCGAGAACCAGGAGCTGCGGGCCGAGAATCGGGAGCTGGGCAAGCGCGTACAAGCACTGCAGGAGGAGAGTCGCTACCTACGGGCCGTCTTAGCCAACGAGACCGGACTGGCTCGCTTGCTGAGCCGGCTGAGCGGCGTGGGACTGCGGCTGACCACCTCGCTCTTCAGAGACTCGCCCGCCGGTGACCATGACTACGCTCTGCCCGTGGGAAAGCAGCAGCAGGACCTGCTGGAAGAGGACGACTCAGCCGGAGGAGTGTGTCTTCATGTGGACAAGGATAAGGTGTCGGTGGAGTTCTGCTCGGCGTGCGCCCGGAAGGCGTCGTCTTCTCTTAAAATGTAG
- the CREBZF gene encoding CREB/ATF bZIP transcription factor isoform X1 gives MRHSLTKLLAASGSDSPSRSESPAPVATCSLPPDLTRAAAEDEGTAAAGSPGRKQPPGDEGESDAGRGGRGVVAARAPSPEEMEEEAIASVPGEETEDMDFLSGLELADLLDPRQPDWHLEPGLNSPGPLSSSGGGSDSGGLWRGDDDDEAAAAEMQRFSDLLQRLLNGIGGCSSGSDSGGGEKRRRKSPGGGGGSSGNDNNQAATRSPRKAAAAAARLNRLKKKEYVMGLESRVRGLAAENQELRAENRELGKRVQALQEESRYLRAVLANETGLARLLSRLSGVGLRLTTSLFRDSPAGDHDYALPVGKQQQDLLEEDDSAGGVCLHVDKDKVSVEFCSACARKASSSLKIFFFR, from the exons ATGCGGCATAGCCTGACCAAACTGCTGGCGGCCTCGGGCAGCGACTCCCCAAGCCGCAGCGAGAGCCCGGCGCCGGTCGCGACCTGCTCGCTGCCCCCGGATTTGACCCGGGCGGCAGCGGAGGACGAGGGGACGGCGGCGGCCGGGTCTCCCGGCCGCAAACAGCCGCCCGGCGACGAGGGCGAGTCGGACGCCGGGAGGGGGGGCCGCGGCGTCGTGGCCGCGCGCGCGCCCTCGCccgaggagatggaggaggaggctATCGCCAGCGTCCCCGGGGAGGAGACGGAAGATATGGACTTTCTGTCGGGCCTGGAACTGGCGGATCTGCTGGACCCCCGGCAACCAGACTGGCATCTGGAGCCCGGGCTCAACTCGCCCGGGCCTCTCTCCTCGTCCGGCGGAGGCTCGGATAGCGGCGGCCTGTGGAGAGGGGACGACGACGACGAGGCCGCGGCTGCCGAGATGCAGCGCTTTTCTGACCTGCTGCAGAGGCTGTTAAACGGCATCGGAGGCTGCAGCAGCGGCAGTGACAGTGGCGGCGGCGAAAAGAGGCGGAGAAAGTCCCCGGGAGgaggcggcggcagcagcggcaACGACAACAACCAGGCGGCGACAAGGAGTCCCCGGAaggcggcggcggctgctgccCGTCTCAACCGCCTGAAGAAGAAGGAGTACGTGATGGGGCTGGAGAGTCGAGTACGGGGTCTGGCAGCCGAGAACCAGGAGCTGCGGGCCGAGAATCGGGAGCTGGGCAAGCGCGTACAAGCACTGCAGGAGGAGAGTCGCTACCTACGGGCCGTCTTAGCCAACGAGACCGGACTGGCTCGCTTGCTGAGCCGGCTGAGCGGCGTGGGACTGCGGCTGACCACCTCGCTCTTCAGAGACTCGCCCGCCGGTGACCATGACTACGCTCTGCCCGTGGGAAAGCAGCAGCAGGACCTGCTGGAAGAGGACGACTCAGCCGGAGGAGTGTGTCTTCATGTGGACAAGGATAAGGTGTCGGTGGAGTTCTGCTCGGCGTGCGCCCGGAAGGCGTCGTCTTCTCTTAAAAT TTTCTTTTTTAGGTGA
- the TMEM126A gene encoding transmembrane protein 126A isoform X1, with the protein METGGGSDRWEESVRLKMENHKPDGTVKKNLIEIITRKINQLPEAERNLLENGSTYIGINAALCGLIANSLFRRILHVTQARVAAGLPMAVIPFLTAHVSYKGFVSLPLNTELIYFLGDLHCETCTITRGGLVGLVFGGLYPVFLAIPVNGGLAARYNSALLPEKGNILNYWIRISKPVFRKMLFPILLQTGFAAYLGSRQYKLLIKALQLPEPDLEIQ; encoded by the exons GCTCAAGATGGAAAATCATAAACCAGATGGTACTGTCAAGAAGAACTTAATTGAAATCATAACCAGAAAAATTAACCAACTTCCAGAAGCAGAAAG GAATCTGCTTGAAAATGGATCAACATATATTGGAATTAATGCTGCTCTCTGTGGCCTAATAGCAAATAGTCTCTTTCGACGCATCCTACATGTGACACAGGCTCGTGTAGCTGCCGGCTTACCAATGGCAGTGATCCCATTTTTGACGGCACACGTATCTTACAAAGGTTTTGTAAGTTTACCTTTGAATACAG AACTAATTTATTTCCTAGGTGATTTACATTGTGAAACCTGTACCATAACACGAGGTGGACTGGTTGGTCTTGTTTTTGGTGGCCTGTACCCTGTTTTCTTGGCTATCCCTGTGAATGGTGGCCTAGCAGCCAG GTATAACTCAGCCCTGCTACCCGAGAAAGGAAACATCTTAAATTACTGGATTAGGATTTCTAAGCCTGTCTTTAGAAAGATGTTATTTCCCATTTTGCTCCAGACTGGGTTTGCAGCATACCTTGGGTCTAGACAATATAAACTGCTTATAAAGGCTCTTCAGTTACCTGAACCTGACCTAGAAATTCAGTGA
- the TMEM126A gene encoding transmembrane protein 126A isoform X2 encodes METGGGSDRWEESVRLKMENHKPDGTVKKNLIEIITRKINQLPEAERNLLENGSTYIGINAALCGLIANSLFRRILHVTQARVAAGLPMAVIPFLTAHVSYKGFVSLPLNTGDLHCETCTITRGGLVGLVFGGLYPVFLAIPVNGGLAARYNSALLPEKGNILNYWIRISKPVFRKMLFPILLQTGFAAYLGSRQYKLLIKALQLPEPDLEIQ; translated from the exons GCTCAAGATGGAAAATCATAAACCAGATGGTACTGTCAAGAAGAACTTAATTGAAATCATAACCAGAAAAATTAACCAACTTCCAGAAGCAGAAAG GAATCTGCTTGAAAATGGATCAACATATATTGGAATTAATGCTGCTCTCTGTGGCCTAATAGCAAATAGTCTCTTTCGACGCATCCTACATGTGACACAGGCTCGTGTAGCTGCCGGCTTACCAATGGCAGTGATCCCATTTTTGACGGCACACGTATCTTACAAAGGTTTTGTAAGTTTACCTTTGAATACAG GTGATTTACATTGTGAAACCTGTACCATAACACGAGGTGGACTGGTTGGTCTTGTTTTTGGTGGCCTGTACCCTGTTTTCTTGGCTATCCCTGTGAATGGTGGCCTAGCAGCCAG GTATAACTCAGCCCTGCTACCCGAGAAAGGAAACATCTTAAATTACTGGATTAGGATTTCTAAGCCTGTCTTTAGAAAGATGTTATTTCCCATTTTGCTCCAGACTGGGTTTGCAGCATACCTTGGGTCTAGACAATATAAACTGCTTATAAAGGCTCTTCAGTTACCTGAACCTGACCTAGAAATTCAGTGA
- the TMEM126A gene encoding transmembrane protein 126A isoform X3, whose amino-acid sequence MENHKPDGTVKKNLIEIITRKINQLPEAERNLLENGSTYIGINAALCGLIANSLFRRILHVTQARVAAGLPMAVIPFLTAHVSYKGFVSLPLNTELIYFLGDLHCETCTITRGGLVGLVFGGLYPVFLAIPVNGGLAARYNSALLPEKGNILNYWIRISKPVFRKMLFPILLQTGFAAYLGSRQYKLLIKALQLPEPDLEIQ is encoded by the exons ATGGAAAATCATAAACCAGATGGTACTGTCAAGAAGAACTTAATTGAAATCATAACCAGAAAAATTAACCAACTTCCAGAAGCAGAAAG GAATCTGCTTGAAAATGGATCAACATATATTGGAATTAATGCTGCTCTCTGTGGCCTAATAGCAAATAGTCTCTTTCGACGCATCCTACATGTGACACAGGCTCGTGTAGCTGCCGGCTTACCAATGGCAGTGATCCCATTTTTGACGGCACACGTATCTTACAAAGGTTTTGTAAGTTTACCTTTGAATACAG AACTAATTTATTTCCTAGGTGATTTACATTGTGAAACCTGTACCATAACACGAGGTGGACTGGTTGGTCTTGTTTTTGGTGGCCTGTACCCTGTTTTCTTGGCTATCCCTGTGAATGGTGGCCTAGCAGCCAG GTATAACTCAGCCCTGCTACCCGAGAAAGGAAACATCTTAAATTACTGGATTAGGATTTCTAAGCCTGTCTTTAGAAAGATGTTATTTCCCATTTTGCTCCAGACTGGGTTTGCAGCATACCTTGGGTCTAGACAATATAAACTGCTTATAAAGGCTCTTCAGTTACCTGAACCTGACCTAGAAATTCAGTGA